In one Burkholderiales bacterium GJ-E10 genomic region, the following are encoded:
- a CDS encoding conjugal transfer protein TrbE, whose protein sequence is MGLNARQIEIVAMATPKRQYYVVHPEGRRLFDLGLSAPELAFVGASGKEDIARIRGLRRALGDAWPAQWLRERGQNQAAQLWESYQ, encoded by the coding sequence GTGGGCTTGAACGCCCGGCAGATCGAAATCGTCGCGATGGCCACCCCCAAGCGCCAGTACTACGTCGTCCACCCGGAAGGCCGGCGGCTCTTCGACCTGGGCCTGAGCGCCCCGGAACTTGCGTTCGTGGGTGCAAGCGGCAAGGAAGACATCGCCCGCATTCGCGGCTTGCGGCGGGCGTTGGGCGATGCGTGGCCCGCCCAGTGGCTGCGCGAGCGCGGCCAAAACCAGGCCGCGCAACTCTGGGAGTCCTACCAATGA
- a CDS encoding hypothetical truncated transposase — protein sequence MHSIAALDIESLPRDVDALLEVIAEQRKQFSAVLESLCAQLAKMKQMTFGSRSERFAGQALLFTEDLPIPPAPPKLPTTTVAAHERKRRGRPALPAHLPRVRKEYDLTDDQKAGFDRIVLIGEVVSSTLDVIPQKVFVIDHARAKYRCTKDGITSIVVADAQPSPLPKSNASAGMLAHVLVSKYCDGIPLARQEKIFARYGVDLARTTLDDWTLASTEKLAVLMPAFKAHVLGAPGMFADDTTLKLVEEGRRRSRTARLWVYVSSGARQDPQGNWIAYPKAAYFEFTETREAIHPTRFLKGYRGFVQADDYNGYHPTFATGLAKHCLCWAHVRRRYFEVASQPGASPLASEALSFIRGIYLVDSEYKDATPDQRLAARKKHTVALLEKFYAWLCHHQPSLLPRSPLGKAFAYTLSNWAALMRFTTDGTVSPDSNLVERTIRPVAVGRKAWLFAASERGGHAAAVAFSLIESCKLAGVEPYAYLRDVLQRIDGHRIDRLHELLPFNWKPTGDCNPV from the coding sequence ATGCACTCGATCGCCGCCCTCGACATCGAATCTCTTCCTCGTGATGTCGATGCGCTGCTCGAAGTGATCGCCGAGCAGCGCAAACAGTTCTCCGCAGTGCTCGAGTCGCTGTGCGCCCAGCTCGCGAAGATGAAGCAGATGACCTTCGGGTCGCGCTCGGAGCGCTTCGCAGGCCAGGCGCTGCTCTTCACCGAGGATCTTCCCATTCCCCCGGCGCCGCCGAAGCTCCCGACGACGACGGTTGCCGCGCACGAGCGCAAGCGTCGCGGACGTCCAGCGCTTCCGGCACACCTGCCGCGGGTCCGCAAGGAATATGACCTCACGGACGATCAGAAGGCCGGATTCGACCGGATCGTGCTCATCGGCGAAGTCGTCAGCTCCACGCTCGACGTCATTCCGCAGAAGGTATTCGTGATCGACCACGCGCGGGCGAAGTATCGCTGCACCAAGGACGGAATTACTTCGATCGTCGTGGCCGATGCGCAACCTTCGCCGCTGCCCAAGAGCAACGCCAGCGCCGGGATGCTCGCGCACGTACTGGTGTCCAAGTACTGCGACGGAATTCCGCTCGCCCGCCAGGAGAAGATCTTCGCCCGGTACGGAGTCGATCTGGCGCGCACGACGCTCGACGACTGGACCCTGGCAAGCACGGAGAAGCTCGCCGTCTTGATGCCCGCGTTCAAGGCGCACGTTCTGGGCGCCCCCGGGATGTTTGCCGACGACACGACACTGAAGCTCGTCGAGGAGGGTCGACGAAGATCGCGCACCGCAAGGCTCTGGGTGTACGTCAGCAGCGGTGCGAGACAAGATCCCCAGGGAAACTGGATCGCCTACCCCAAGGCGGCGTACTTCGAGTTCACCGAAACCCGGGAGGCGATCCACCCAACCCGGTTCCTGAAGGGGTACCGCGGCTTTGTGCAAGCCGACGACTACAACGGTTATCACCCAACCTTTGCCACGGGGTTGGCGAAGCATTGCCTATGCTGGGCGCATGTGCGAAGGCGCTACTTCGAGGTTGCGTCGCAGCCGGGAGCATCGCCTCTGGCCAGCGAGGCCCTGTCGTTCATCCGCGGCATCTATCTCGTCGACTCCGAGTACAAGGACGCCACGCCAGACCAGCGGCTTGCGGCAAGAAAGAAGCACACCGTTGCGCTGCTGGAGAAGTTCTATGCGTGGTTGTGCCACCACCAGCCGAGCCTGTTGCCGCGATCTCCCCTTGGCAAAGCGTTCGCGTACACGCTCTCGAACTGGGCGGCGCTCATGCGCTTCACCACGGACGGCACCGTTTCGCCGGACTCCAACTTGGTCGAGCGAACGATTCGCCCGGTCGCCGTAGGCAGAAAGGCATGGCTCTTCGCAGCATCCGAGCGCGGAGGACACGCCGCAGCGGTTGCCTTCAGCCTCATCGAATCGTGCAAACTTGCGGGTGTGGAACCCTACGCATACCTTCGCGACGTGCTGCAGCGCATCGACGGTCATCGCATCGACCGTCTGCACGAGTTGCTGCCCTTCAACTGGAAGCCCACCGGTGACTGCAACCCCGTTTGA
- a CDS encoding transposase, translating into MILSPAVQAFVYRDVVDMRRGVDGLLRLVTDAFSHSAFSGHVFVFIGSRRDKVKMLWWHSTGFVMLYKRLERGRFPAPHMLASRGLSMAELMAFLEGIDLSRAKRIAHVNASRVA; encoded by the coding sequence ATGATTCTGTCGCCCGCGGTACAAGCGTTCGTATACCGCGACGTGGTGGATATGCGCCGCGGGGTCGATGGTCTTCTGCGCCTGGTGACGGATGCGTTTTCGCACTCCGCCTTCAGCGGCCATGTGTTCGTCTTTATCGGAAGCCGCCGAGACAAGGTCAAGATGCTGTGGTGGCACAGCACCGGTTTCGTGATGCTCTACAAGCGCCTGGAACGGGGGCGGTTTCCGGCACCGCACATGCTGGCCTCGCGTGGTTTGTCGATGGCTGAACTCATGGCGTTTCTCGAGGGAATCGACCTCTCGCGCGCAAAGCGCATCGCACACGTGAACGCATCGCGCGTCGCGTAG